The genome window AACAAGGCTAACAATTCCGTGGCGATGATCACCCATGCCCCGACACAAAAGAAACTGCGCACCCAAGGTGGCCAACAGGGCAACGTCTTAACCCGCTCATTTTTGCTGGAGTTTGACGGGGCTGCCAAAGATACCGCTATTAATACCACCGCAGAAACGTGGCAAATTGATTTCACGGCTCGCTTAACGGGGATTGATGAAGCGCAGCGGCTGATGAATACCGACAGTTACGGTGAGGCGGCTTTCTTTGGTTCTGCCTTTGAAGTCACTCGCGATGGCGAACAATTTACCGTGAATAGCGGTTTAGCCTATGTGGGCGGTTTGCGTGGTGAGCTAGCTAAAAGCCAAGTGTTTAATAAACTGCGTGATACGCACATTTATGCGGATTTCAGCTATCAAGGTAACTTACTTAGCCAATGGCAAACGGTGGTTAAACTTACCACGGGCAACCAACTCAAACACTATGTGGATAGCCACGGATATGCCCATTTTGTATTTGCCATCGCGGCGATTGATAAAACAGGGGTTATCACCGATTTGCGCCCACAAGGGGCGAAATGGGAACAAAGCATCGCGCAAATCAAACAGCAATATGCGCTAAAAAGTGAGATGAAATCATGGCGCTATGTTGCCAAAGGCAATGAAACAACCCTCACCCCAAACGAGGTATTTCATCGCTGTTTGCTGTTTATTAATGGCCTTGAGCAATACGCCAATTATTCTTTTGCCGTTGAAAACAATACGGTTTATTTAGCCGAGCCGTTGCTAAAAGACGACCACATTGAGGTATTGATTAATGTGCCGGTGATTAGCCCACGTGCATTACATGCCGGTTCTGAAACTGATGTGTTACGCAATGAAGTGGAGGCGCTCAGAACCACGGTGAAGAACTTGAAGGGAAAGGATTTTATTAGCGCGGACAGCCAGAACTTAGCGGCCATCGGCTCTGATGAAAACATTTTTATTTCAGAAAAACAGTTGCAGCACATTCACGACATTGAAGTCGAAACCACCATTAAAGGGAAATAGCGAACATGGCCATTAAACGTACTATCACACTGAATTTTAAAACCTCTGACGGTAAAACCTTACCTGCCTCTTTTGATGTGAGTGACGGTGAATCGACTTTTGAGGTCTGGAAAAAACTGCCAGGAAATGCAGCCAAAACAGAGGCGCAATTTTTCGCAGAACAAAAAGGCGCGCAAGGAGCAAAAGGTGATAAAGGTGATAAAGGTGACAAAGGCGACCGAGGGGCTCAAGGTGAAAAAGGCGCAACGGGCGGTCAAGGCGCAGCAGGAGCCGCAGGCGCACAAGGTGCCAGTATCGTCAGCGTCTCAGTCCAAGTTAAAGAAAACCCGTGAGGTGATGCATGGCGAAAGGTCGCACGGTCACGCTGACGTTCAAAAACAGTGCTGGCACTAACTTGCCGCCTGTTTCTTTCGTGGTGAATGACGGTGAAAAAGGCGATAACGCCCATATTCAAGTCAC of Providencia rettgeri contains these proteins:
- a CDS encoding Tail fiber protein; the protein is MSSVITLEFEHYKAQEAATGKPIILDEFVFALVPNLDPKKPIERTEQLPDAKHIVHRQAVNKAGLVSENAVAFSVTLGTEIGDFEFNWIGLLNKANNSVAMITHAPTQKKLRTQGGQQGNVLTRSFLLEFDGAAKDTAINTTAETWQIDFTARLTGIDEAQRLMNTDSYGEAAFFGSAFEVTRDGEQFTVNSGLAYVGGLRGELAKSQVFNKLRDTHIYADFSYQGNLLSQWQTVVKLTTGNQLKHYVDSHGYAHFVFAIAAIDKTGVITDLRPQGAKWEQSIAQIKQQYALKSEMKSWRYVAKGNETTLTPNEVFHRCLLFINGLEQYANYSFAVENNTVYLAEPLLKDDHIEVLINVPVISPRALHAGSETDVLRNEVEALRTTVKNLKGKDFISADSQNLAAIGSDENIFISEKQLQHIHDIEVETTIKGK
- a CDS encoding Collagen triple helix repeat (20 copies) → MAIKRTITLNFKTSDGKTLPASFDVSDGESTFEVWKKLPGNAAKTEAQFFAEQKGAQGAKGDKGDKGDKGDRGAQGEKGATGGQGAAGAAGAQGASIVSVSVQVKENP